One part of the Vicia villosa cultivar HV-30 ecotype Madison, WI linkage group LG6, Vvil1.0, whole genome shotgun sequence genome encodes these proteins:
- the LOC131613768 gene encoding uncharacterized protein LOC131613768: MPTKEDWYLDSGCSNHMTGSTNSLVNLKPEESNYVTLGDGDVIEIKGVGVIERQGVPNLHNVLLVQGLATNLISINQLFDEGMYVRFTKEECIVTNKENEEVMKGVIYENNCYLWEPKNFKSLTTYPMTNRINEEKDQERTIKSETYTPRTRILREVMDESDNEIFLEELTSEELAAGYSEMCVLNGELSKRLTMYENSYALL, encoded by the coding sequence ATGCCCActaaagaagattggtaccttgacagtggctGCTCAAACCATATGACTGGTAGCACGAACTCACTAGTAAACCTCAAACCTGAGGAATCTaactatgtgactcttggtgatggagatgtAATAGAAATCAAAGGTGTTGGCGTGATAGAACGTCAGGGTGTTCCTAACTTACATAATGTTCTACTTGTGCAAGGACTGGCCACAAACCTTATAAGCATCAACCAACTTTTTGATGAAGGAATGTATGTCAGATTCACTAAAGAAGAGTGCATTGTTACCAACAAggaaaatgaagaagtcatgaaagGAGTCATATATGAAAACAATTGTTATCTATGGGAGCCAAAAAATTTCAAGTCTCTAACTACTTACCCCATGACCAATAGGatcaatgaagaaaaagatcaagaaagaaCCATCAAATCAGAAACTTATACTCCCAGAACAAGAATCCTGAGGGAAGTAATGGATGAGTCTGATAATGAAATCTTCCTTGAAGAACTCACCAGCGAAGAACTAGCTGCTGGATACTCTGAGATGTGTGTACTAAATGGGGAATTGAGCAAGAGATTGACAATGTATGAAAATTCTTATGCATTATTataa